In the Brachyhypopomus gauderio isolate BG-103 chromosome 4, BGAUD_0.2, whole genome shotgun sequence genome, one interval contains:
- the rpl10a gene encoding large ribosomal subunit protein uL1, producing the protein MSKVSRDTLYEAVREVQAGSIAKRRKFLETVELQISLKNYDPQKDKRFSGTVRLKTTPRPKFSVCVLGDQQHCDEAKAAEIPHMDIEALKKLNKNKKLVKKLAKKYDAFLASESLIKQIPRILGPGLNKAGKFPSLLTHNENLNTKVDEVKSTIKFQMKKVLCLAVAVGHVRMSEDELVYNIHLSVNFLVSLLKKNWQNVRALYIKSTMGKPQRLY; encoded by the exons ATGAG caaGGTTTCAAGAGACACGTTGTACGAGGCTGTTCGGGAAGTCCAGGCTGGCTCCATCGCGAAGAGGAGAAA GTTTCTGGAGACTGTGGAGCTGCAGATCAGCTTGAAGAACTATGATCCCCAGAAGGACAAGCGTTTCTCAGGCACTGTCAG GCTGAAGACCACCCCACGTCCCAAGTTCTCCGTGTGTGTGCTTGGTGACCAGCAGCACTGCGATGAAGCCAAGGCTGCAGAGATCCCACACATGGACATTGAAGCTCTCAAAAAGCTCAACAAGAACAAGAAGCTGGTGAAGAAGCTGG CAAAAAAATATGATGCCTTCCTGGCTTCCGAGTCCCTGATTAAGCAGATCCCTCGTATCCTGGGTCCTGGTCTCAACAAGGCTGGCAAGTTCCCGTCACTGCTCACCCACAACGAGAACCTGAATACGAAGGTGGATGAAGTTAAGTCCACCATAAAGTTCCAGATGAAGAAG GTGCTTTGTCTGGCTGTGGCAGTGGGCCATGTGAGGATGTCTGAGGATGAGCTGGTGTACAACATCCATCTCTCCGTCAACTTCCTGGTGTCTCTGTTGAAGAAGAACTGGCAGAATGTTCGGGCCCTCTACATCAAGAGCACCATGGGAAAGCCCCAGCGTCTCTATTAG